Sequence from the Planctomycetia bacterium genome:
GCTCGTTTGCGGCTTAACCGTCTTCGTCGCCGCGCATATGGTGTGCTTCATGTTCGCCTCGACCGAAGACGCCACGATCGGCATCTCGGACCCTATCTTGCGACCGATCAACATCTGGAAGCCCAGCATCTTCGCGCTGCCGAAATCATTCCGCCGCGTGGCGACGGGCACCTGGGGACTCGGCGCCGCGCTCTGCGCATTGTGCATCGGCGGCATTCCTTGGGAACGGCTGACCGATTGGGGCGATCCCGCGCCGCGCCGCAAGACCAGCCTCGTGAACGCGATTACCAGCCGCGCGCGCAGCGAAGAAGCGACTTCCGACAATCTCGAAGATGCGGTGAGCGACTTCGCCGGCAAGGCCGGCGACATCAAGCCCGAAGAAGAACCGATCGAAGATCCTACGAAGCGATCACACGAGGCCGAGTGCGTGATCGTCGGTTACATTCCCTCGACGGTCAACCCAAAGGATTTCGTCGCGCTGCTCGTGGCGACCGACCTCAAAGGCAAGTTGAAAATCGTCGCGCAGATTTCCGATGGCATTCCGGACGACGTACACGATTCGCTCAGCTCGCAGATGCAGGAGCTCAAGCGCGAGCGGCCGTTCATTCCATCGAAGCTCGACGCCGTTTGGATTCAGCCGAAGCTGTTCTGCCGCGTCGGGTTCAACGATTTCAACTCCACGAGCCGCATGAAAGAACCGTTGTTCCGCGAAATGCTGCTGACGCCGAGCGCGGCGAAATAGTTGTTCGGCTACGCACCCGCGATGCGTTGTTCGCCCGCGCTGTCGTTGGCTTGCGCGCTGGCCTTGCGCTGAACAAGTTCCGTGCGGAGGGCATGCCAGCAGAGCATGCCTGCGCCACAAACGAGGAAACTGTCGGCGAGATTGAAATTGGGCCAGGTCCATTCGCCGTAGCGGAAGAGAATCCAATCCCGCACCGCATGGGCATACGCGGGATCGAGTCCGGCCGGGGCCCAAAGTCCCAGGCGATCATAAAGATTGCCCAGCACGCCCCCCATGATGCAGCCGAGGGCGACCGTCAACCAGCGATCGAGCGCCGCGCGCGCCACGAACAGCCAATAATTAATGCCGATCGCCGCGATCACGCTCAGTCCGGCGAACCACAGCACTTTGCCTTTGCCGAGGCCAAAGAGCGCTCCGTCGTTCAGGCTCGTTTCGAAACCGAAGATGCCGTCGACAATCCAGTACGGCCGCCCGCCAGGCATGCCGAGCCAATCGAACATCCAATGTTTGCTGGCGAGATCCAGCGCGCAGCCGACGATGGCCAGGGACCAAAAGGTGATCCAACGGGAAAGAGGAACGCCATTCATGAGCTTCGCTCCCGGCCGCAATCCGCGCCGCCAATCGACAGAAGTACTTCAAGCGCTTCGCATAACCGCGAATCGCCAGCGGGCCGGAGTCTAGCAACTCAATCTTGGCAGGTCATCCCCGTTGAGCGATCTCGGCGCACTTCACGCAATGCGAGGCGTAGGGAATCGCGTTCAGGCGAGTCTTGGGAATTTTTGTTGCGCATTCTTCGCAAACCCCGTAGTTTCCCTCCTCGATGCGTTCGAGGGCCGCTTCGATGGCGTCCAACGTATCTTCCTCATTCTCCATGAGGGATAGGGTGAACTCCTGCTCGAAGTTGTCGCTGCCGATGTCGGCCATGTGGATCGGCATCGCCGAGGTCTCGCCGTTCCCCTCCATCCGATTCTTTTTCAGCGCCGCGTCGGCCAATTGAGTCACATCGCCACGCATCCGAGCACGCAGAGTCAGCAGACGGTCTTTGTAGACCTTCATCTCGACCTTCTTCATCGATCACCACTCCCAAATAAGCTGGAATGTTGCCCGGCGCGCTACTCTCCGATTGGATGACAGACTCTCGATTCTATTTGTGCCAATTAGGGGTGTCAAATGTCCGGCGCGAGTTCCTCCGGACTGGTACGCCGGCCGACGCCGGATGGCCCAATCAGGGGGATGCGGTAGTCGCGAAATGCCTCCTCTCCGGGGGAATCTGCTCAAAAACATGTCGGGACTCTTTAAGGCGGGATCGTTTCGTCGTAACATAGGAAAAAATGGCGGAAGCCCTTATGAGGAAAGAAGGTAACGATCCTGTGAACCCCACGACTGTTTCGCGGCCAAAGCGGCCGCAGCCCGCTGCCCCCATCTTCGAGTCCGTACCCCTCACTCCGGGGATGTTCACGTCCAAACGGGCGCTCAAGCTCGTGTTGGAACTGATGTCGATTCCTGGACCCAGCGGCGAAGAGCAAGCGGTCGTCGACTACATCGTGGGCAAACTGAAGGCGGTCGGGGTCCCGAACTCCACGATTTCCACCGACCAAGCCCATCGGCGGACGCCCATCAACGGCAAGGTCGGCAACCTTATCTGCAAGCTGCCAGGCACTTTACGCGGCCCGCGCCGGCTGCTGGTGGCGCACTTGGACACGGTCCCGCTGGCCGTCGGAGCCCGCCCAATCCAGGCCGGGCACTTGATCGGCTCTGCCAACAAGCAAAGCGGCCTCGGTGCCGACGACCGCTCCGGCGTGGCGGTGCTGCTCAACACGGTGATCGAGATCTTCGAGCGCAAGCTCCCGTACCCGCCGCTTACGCTGCTCTGGCCGGTCCAAGAAGAGATCGGCCTCCACGGCGCGCGTTGCGCGAATATCGGCAAATTGGGTAATCCACGCCTGGCCTTCAACTGGGACGGCGGGGTTGCGGAAAAATTGACCATCGGCGCGACAGGCGCCTACCGGCTCGATATCGTGGTCGATGGACTGGCGGCCCATGCCGGCGGCGCACCGGAACGTGGCGTCAGCGCGATCACCATCGCCGGATTGGCCATCGCCGATCTGCAGCAACATGGCTGGATTGGCGAAGTGATCAAGGACGGCGTGCGCGGCACGACCAATGTCGGCGTCATCGAAGGGGGCAGCGCCACGAACGTGGTCACCTCGCGCGTCACACTCCGCGCGGAAACTCGCAGCCACGACCCCAAGTTCCGCCAACGCCTGGTGAAGGAATTCGAGCAAGCCTTCGAGCGCGCCGCCCAATCGGTGCGCAACGTCGACGGCGTGACCGGCAAGGTGAGCATCGCGAGCCGGCTCGATTACGAATCGTTCGTACTTCCGGAAAACGACGCCTCGGTGCAAGCGGCCGAGTCGGCCATCCGCGCGATCGGCCTCACGCCGGAACGCGCCATCTCCAACGGCGGCCTCGACGCCAACTGGCTCACCGCCCGCGGCATCCCGACGGTCACGCTCGGCTGCGGGCAAATGAACCCACACACGACCAGCGAACGGCTCGACCTGGAAGTCTACGACCAGGCTTGCAAGATCGCGATGCGACTGGCGACGGGGAATGAGCTTTCGGGGTAATTATCGTGGCGCGAACGGCGAAGTTCGCGCTAGTTCGACGTAGCTGTCAGAAACGCCAACAAATCCCGGAACTCCTGCTCCGTCATCAGCCGAACCAGGTGCTCCGGCATGATCGATTGCTGGACCGTGCTGCGTTCGGCGATTTCGGCCTGGGTGACGTCGAACTTGGCGCCGTCTTGTTGCAGGTAAGTCTGCGTGCCGTCGACGGCTTCGGCGACTAGGATGCCCTGGCGCACGAGGCCGGCATGGGTGGCGATGTTCCAGGTGGTGAACTGCGGGGCGACTTCGGCGCTCGGCGTCACGACCGAGGCGATCAAGCGGCGGCGGTCGAGTTGACGTCCGGCGGCGGTCAGATCCGGGCCGACGTTCGCGCCGCGGCCCGAGACCTGATGGCACTTGAAGCAGCCTGGGCCCTGCGCGTGGAAGAACACGCGTTCGCCCGCCGCGGGATCGGCGTCGCCGATCAATCGCGCCGCCCAGGCGTCGACGTCCTGGTCGGCGGTGGATGTTT
This genomic interval carries:
- the lspA gene encoding signal peptidase II, which gives rise to MNGVPLSRWITFWSLAIVGCALDLASKHWMFDWLGMPGGRPYWIVDGIFGFETSLNDGALFGLGKGKVLWFAGLSVIAAIGINYWLFVARAALDRWLTVALGCIMGGVLGNLYDRLGLWAPAGLDPAYAHAVRDWILFRYGEWTWPNFNLADSFLVCGAGMLCWHALRTELVQRKASAQANDSAGEQRIAGA
- a CDS encoding TraR/DksA family transcriptional regulator: MKKVEMKVYKDRLLTLRARMRGDVTQLADAALKKNRMEGNGETSAMPIHMADIGSDNFEQEFTLSLMENEEDTLDAIEAALERIEEGNYGVCEECATKIPKTRLNAIPYASHCVKCAEIAQRG
- a CDS encoding M20/M25/M40 family metallo-hydrolase, with product MFTSKRALKLVLELMSIPGPSGEEQAVVDYIVGKLKAVGVPNSTISTDQAHRRTPINGKVGNLICKLPGTLRGPRRLLVAHLDTVPLAVGARPIQAGHLIGSANKQSGLGADDRSGVAVLLNTVIEIFERKLPYPPLTLLWPVQEEIGLHGARCANIGKLGNPRLAFNWDGGVAEKLTIGATGAYRLDIVVDGLAAHAGGAPERGVSAITIAGLAIADLQQHGWIGEVIKDGVRGTTNVGVIEGGSATNVVTSRVTLRAETRSHDPKFRQRLVKEFEQAFERAAQSVRNVDGVTGKVSIASRLDYESFVLPENDASVQAAESAIRAIGLTPERAISNGGLDANWLTARGIPTVTLGCGQMNPHTTSERLDLEVYDQACKIAMRLATGNELSG